Proteins from one Chroococcidiopsis sp. CCMEE 29 genomic window:
- a CDS encoding nuclear transport factor 2 family protein yields the protein MVEESQNTLKVAHQAFEYFRHGLATGEWNQFIDTLTDDFTFWFPVGPYHGLNVGKERAIAFFQYVSETFGEGLSLTLDRVTSNETTVVFEFRDEGIMGGKPYKNRVAISFDIRGDKICGYREYFGSDGKSN from the coding sequence ATGGTAGAAGAATCTCAGAATACCTTGAAAGTAGCTCATCAAGCATTTGAGTATTTTCGGCATGGACTGGCAACAGGCGAGTGGAATCAGTTTATCGACACGCTCACTGACGACTTTACCTTTTGGTTTCCTGTAGGACCGTATCACGGCTTAAACGTAGGTAAAGAACGCGCGATCGCTTTCTTCCAATACGTCTCTGAGACATTCGGCGAAGGACTCTCGCTCACCCTAGACCGTGTTACTAGCAATGAGACTACAGTTGTTTTTGAGTTCCGGGACGAGGGAATTATGGGAGGAAAACCTTACAAAAATCGGGTAGCCATTTCCTTTGATATTCGCGGAGATAAGATTTGTGGCTATCGGGAGTACTTTGGCAGTGATGGCAAATCGAATTAA
- a CDS encoding glucose-6-phosphate isomerase gives MDAATLWQRYQDWLYYNEGLGFYLDVSRMRFDRAFVEALQPKFEQAFQDMAALEGGAIANPDEDRMVGHYWLRDPDLAPTPEIKQDIIQTLEQIETFTKKIHTAAIHPPQAPRFTDILSIGIGGSALGPQFVAEALAPSFPPLAIHFIDNTDPAGIDRILTRLRNRLASTLVLVISKSGGTPEPRNGMVEVKKAYAGHNLDFARHAIAITSADSKLDKLAKSEGWLATFPMYDWVGGRTSEMSAVGLLPAALQGIDIRAMLAGAKEMDAATWVPKIKENPAALLALSWYFAGNGRGEKDMVVLPYKDSLLLFSRYLQQLVMESLGKEKDLNGNIVHQGIAVYGNKGSTDQHAYVQQLREGVPNFFMTFIEVLEDRQGTSPEVESGGITSGDYLSGLLQGTRQALYENQRDSITVTIPQVNPRTVGALIALYERAVGLYGFLINVNAYHQPGVEAGKKAAAAVLELQRQVLQVLQEAGTPLSLDQIAEKVGANDQIEAIYKILRHLYANQRGVTLHGDLGEPSSLTFSAT, from the coding sequence ATGGATGCTGCGACACTTTGGCAACGCTACCAAGACTGGCTTTATTACAATGAGGGATTAGGATTTTACCTGGATGTCAGTCGGATGCGTTTTGATCGTGCTTTTGTAGAGGCGTTGCAGCCCAAGTTTGAACAGGCGTTTCAGGATATGGCAGCTTTGGAGGGTGGCGCGATCGCTAACCCTGATGAAGACCGCATGGTTGGTCACTACTGGCTGCGCGATCCTGATCTAGCACCAACCCCAGAAATCAAACAAGATATTATTCAAACCCTAGAGCAGATTGAAACCTTCACCAAAAAAATCCACACTGCTGCCATTCATCCGCCTCAAGCACCCCGATTTACCGACATTCTCTCGATTGGCATTGGTGGTTCAGCCCTCGGTCCTCAATTCGTTGCGGAAGCTCTCGCCCCATCCTTCCCGCCTCTAGCGATTCACTTTATTGACAACACCGATCCAGCCGGGATTGACCGGATTCTAACGCGGCTAAGAAACCGCCTAGCTAGCACTTTGGTGTTGGTAATTTCTAAATCTGGAGGAACGCCAGAACCACGTAACGGCATGGTAGAAGTTAAAAAAGCCTACGCTGGTCATAATTTAGACTTTGCTCGGCATGCGATCGCCATCACCAGCGCTGATAGCAAGTTAGATAAACTGGCAAAATCTGAAGGCTGGTTGGCAACTTTTCCTATGTACGACTGGGTAGGAGGACGTACTTCCGAAATGTCGGCTGTCGGCTTACTACCCGCTGCTCTGCAGGGAATCGATATCCGTGCCATGCTTGCTGGTGCCAAAGAAATGGATGCTGCCACATGGGTACCGAAGATCAAAGAAAACCCAGCTGCTTTGTTGGCATTAAGCTGGTACTTTGCTGGCAACGGACGCGGTGAGAAAGACATGGTGGTGCTGCCCTATAAAGATAGTCTGCTACTGTTTAGCCGCTACTTGCAACAGTTGGTGATGGAATCTTTAGGCAAAGAGAAAGACCTCAACGGTAATATTGTCCACCAAGGCATTGCTGTTTATGGCAACAAGGGTTCAACAGACCAACACGCCTACGTCCAGCAACTACGGGAAGGTGTACCAAATTTCTTTATGACCTTTATTGAAGTGTTAGAAGACAGGCAGGGTACATCCCCAGAAGTCGAGTCAGGAGGAATCACTTCCGGGGACTATCTATCGGGTTTACTTCAGGGAACTCGCCAGGCTCTCTACGAAAACCAGCGCGACTCGATTACAGTCACGATTCCACAAGTAAATCCCCGGACAGTAGGAGCATTAATTGCCCTTTACGAAAGAGCTGTAGGTCTTTATGGGTTCCTAATTAATGTCAATGCTTACCATCAACCGGGAGTAGAAGCGGGGAAAAAGGCGGCTGCTGCTGTACTGGAATTGCAGAGACAGGTTTTGCAGGTACTCCAGGAGGCAGGTACTCCTCTGTCTCTGGATCAGATAGCTGAGAAAGTAGGGGCAAATGATCAGATTGAGGCAATCTACAAAATTTTGCGTCATTTGTACGCCAACCAGCGAGGTGTTACCTTACACGGCGATCTTGGAGAACCCAGTAGCTTAACTTTCTCTGCCACTTGA